One genomic window of Cannabis sativa cultivar Pink pepper isolate KNU-18-1 chromosome 2, ASM2916894v1, whole genome shotgun sequence includes the following:
- the LOC115718785 gene encoding LOW QUALITY PROTEIN: linoleate 9S-lipoxygenase 1 (The sequence of the model RefSeq protein was modified relative to this genomic sequence to represent the inferred CDS: inserted 1 base in 1 codon) translates to MGVPPALKITNNNKDEFLLKYITLKYIXVKFLCNSWVYPQERYTYPRVFFTNKPYLPDNSERHKLHRLREGELRHLRSENNIGELKEWDRVYDYATYNDLGNNRPILGGKDLPYPRRGRTGRPLTHDGHESRPDKNQVIYIPRDEQINHLKTEPPPSSDTVAKIITTLSEDDTVLDDNYYRSFREVLALFQGTGLPVPGVIEAGDENAWRDDEEFGREMIAGVHPVHIRLLKKFPPKSKLDRRKYGDQDSRISEDDIIKMLEDFSSVEKAIEQKRLFILDHHDTFMPYLKRINKTSTKAYATRTILFLTKEEKLMPVAIELSLPKDGPDENGADSTVFTPPCDNNDPHKYATWQLAKGYVAVNDSGYHQLYSHWLKTHAVIEPFVIATNRQLSVIHPIYKLLHPHFRGTMSINARARTILVNADGTIESVFFQGKYAMESSSAVYKNNWAFNKQGLPADLIQRGLVDEKTKKPCELVKNYPYAVDGLEIWNAINKWVKEYCDIYYKGEDKKVQNDKEIQNWWKEIKEVGHGDKKEYDGWPEMKTFNELVESCTIIIWISSALHAAVNFGQYSFAAFYPNRPTLSRQFMPMGGTTLGVDDEESYFLSTFTSKKQSLEMIYLIAQLSSHESDEVYLGKNEDVDWTSDKKALDAFKKFQTQLRAIEDDITTKNQNHEKNRCGPIQFPYTLLFPTSEPGITAKGIPNSISI, encoded by the exons ATGGGAGTCCCTCCAGCATTGAAAATCACCAACAATAATAAGGATGAGTTCTTGCTCAAGTATATTACCCTCAAGTATA CGGTAAAGTTCTTGTGCAACTCTTGGGTTTACCCACAAGAAAGATACACATACCCTCGTGTTTTCTTCACAAACAAG cCATATCTTCCAGATAATTCGGAACGTCACAAACTACATAGGTTAAGAGAAGGTGAGCTTAGACATTTGAGATCGGAAAATAATATAGGCGAGCTCAAAGAATGGGACAGAGTGTATGATTATGCGACGTACAATGATTTGGGCAATAATCGTCCAATCCTTGGAGGGAAAGATTTACCTTACCCTCGCAGAGGAAGAACTGGAAGACCCCTCACTCATG ATGGTCATGAGAGCAGGCCTGATAAAAACCAAGTCATATACATTCCACGTGATGAACAAATCAATCACTTGAAGACGGAACCACCACCATCATCAGACACCGTTGCTAAAATAATTACAACATTGTCTGAAGATGATACTGTACTTGATGATAACTACTATCGTAGCTTCAGAGAAGTACTTGCGTTGTTTCAGGGTACAGGTTTACCTGTCCCTGGTGTAATTGAAGCAG GTGATGAAAATGCATGGAGAGATGATGAAGAATTTGGAAGAGAAATGATTGCTGGTGTCCACCCTGTCCACATTCGTCTTCTCAAA AAATTCCCACCAAAGAGCAAGCTAGACAGAAGAAAGTATGGTGATCAAGATAGCAGAATTAGTGAGGACGATATTATAAAAATGTTGGAGGATTTCAGTAGTGTAGAAAAG gcgaTCGAGCAAAAGAGATTATTTATATTAGATCACCACGATACATTTATGCCATACTTGAAGAGAATAAATAAAACTTCGACAAAGGCTTATGCAACTCGAACAATCTTGTTTTTGACAAAAGAAGAGAAATTGATGCCTGTCGCCATTGAATTAAGTTTGCCAAAGGATGGTCCTGATGAAAACGGTGCAGATAGCACAGTATTTACCCCACCATGTGACAATAATGATCCTCATAAATATGCCACTTGGCAACTCGCTAAAGGTTATGTTGCTGTAAACGATTCAGGCTACCATCAGCTCTACAGTCATTG GTTGAAGACACATGCAGTGATTGAGCCATTTGTGATAGCAACAAACAGACAACTAAGTGTAATCCATCCAATCTACAAACTATTGCATCCCCATTTTCGTGGTACTATGAGCATAAACGCACGAGCTAGAACCATTCTTGTGAATGCCGATGGAACGATAGAGAGCGTGTTTTTTCAAGGAAAGTATGCAATggaatcatcatcagcagtctATAAGAATAATTGGGCATTTAATAAGCAAGGACTCCCAGCAGATCTTATTCAAAG GGGATTAGTAGATGAAAAGACTAAAAAACCTTGTGAGCTAGTAAAGAACTATCCTTATGCTGTGGATGGGTTAGAGATATGGAATGCTATCAATAAATGGGTTAAAGAGTACTGTGATATCTACTACAAGGGTGAAGATAAGAAGGTGCAAAATGACAAAGAGATTCAGAATTGGTGGAAAGAAATCAAAGAAGTTGGTCATGGTGACAAGAAAGAATATGATGGGTGGCCAGAAATGAAAACTTTTAATGAACTCGTCGAATCATGCACCATAATCATTTGGATTTCTTCCGCTCTTCATGCAGCTGTTAACTTTGGGCAGTACTCTTTTGCAGCATTCTATCCGAATCGCCCCACATTAAGTCGACAGTTCATGCCTATGGGGGGCACTACACTTGGCGTTGACGATGAAGAAAGTTATTTCTTGTCCACATTTACTTCAAAAAAGCAAAGCCTTGAGATGATTTACCTTATTGCGCAATTGTCAAGCCATGAATCAGATGAGGTTTATCTTGGTAAGAATGAAGATGTTGATTGGACTTCGGATAAAAAAGCTTTGGACgctttcaaaaaatttcaaacacaACTTCGTGCCATTGAAGATGACATTACGACTAAGAATCAAAATCATGAGAAAAATCGATGTGGTCCAATCCAATTCCCATACACTTTGCTCTTTCCTACGAGCGAACCAGGGATTACAGCTAAGGGAATCCCCAATAGCATCTCGATCTAA